TGCCGACGACAAGACGATCGACCCCGGTCGCGATGCCCGTCTCAACCGCCGCGCGGTCGCGCAACCCGCCACCCAGTTGGACCATGCCCGGGAACGTGGCGGCGAGCTGGGCGATGATGGGGGCGTGCACCGGGTTCCCGGTCTGCGCTCCGTCGAGGTCAACGACATGAAGACACGTGGCCCCCTCGCGGGCGAACGTGCGCGCCTGGGCAACCGGGTCCTCGTTGAACACGGTGGACCTCTCGAAATCGCCCTGCACCAGCCGCACTGCCGCGCCGTCCCGCAGGTCGATCGCGGGATAGACCTCAATCATGCTGCCACCGCCCGGCCGGAACGCACGCCATCAAGCCAATGCCCTAGGAGCGACAAGCCTGCGGTGCTCGACTTCTCGGGGTGGAACTGCAGTCCCATCACGCATCCGTGCCCCGCGGCGGCGGCAAATCGGGTTCCGTGCACCGCCGTTCCGAGGACGTCGGCCGCGCTCGCGGGCTCGCACACGTAGGAGTGGACGAAGTAGTACGTGCGGGATCCCGCCGCACCCCCGACCGGCGCGAGCATCGCGCCATCTCTCCAGGTCACCTCACTCCAGCCGATGTGCGGAACCTTCATGTCCGTTCGCAGACGCCGCACCCGCCCTTTGAGGATACCGAGGCCTGGAACGCCCGGACTCTCCTCGCTGTCCTCGAACAGAACCTGGAGACCCAGGCAGATTCCGAGCACGGGTACCCCCGCACCTGCGGCTTCACGGAGCATGCCGGCAAAGCCGCCGCTCTCGAGGCGCTCCATGGCGGCCCCGAACCGCCCGACACCGGGCAGCACGATCGCGTCCGCGCCGGCGGCCTCCTCGGGGCGCGTCGCGATTCGTACACGCGCCCCGAGGCGCTCAAGCGCCTTTCCGGCACTCCGAAGGTTGCTCATCTCGAAATCCAGCAGGGCGACCATCGGCCCGGACCGATCCGGACTCACAGACGACCTTTGCTGGACGGGACGCCGCCCACGCGATAGTTGATGGCCACGGATGCAGAAAGCGCCCTGGCCACTCCCTTAAAAACACCCTCGATGA
The sequence above is a segment of the Thermoleophilia bacterium genome. Coding sequences within it:
- the hisH gene encoding imidazole glycerol phosphate synthase subunit HisH, with the translated sequence MVALLDFEMSNLRSAGKALERLGARVRIATRPEEAAGADAIVLPGVGRFGAAMERLESGGFAGMLREAAGAGVPVLGICLGLQVLFEDSEESPGVPGLGILKGRVRRLRTDMKVPHIGWSEVTWRDGAMLAPVGGAAGSRTYYFVHSYVCEPASAADVLGTAVHGTRFAAAAGHGCVMGLQFHPEKSSTAGLSLLGHWLDGVRSGRAVAA